In the Verrucomicrobiota bacterium genome, CCGCCGGGACGCTTGCGGGCATCGCGCTGCCGCACGTGCACGCGGCCGGCAGCGATCAGGTGAACGTCGCGCTCATCGGCTGCGGCGGGCGCGGCGGCGGCGCGGCCTCGAACGCGATGAACCAGAGCGGCCCGCCCA is a window encoding:
- a CDS encoding twin-arginine translocation signal domain-containing protein, with the protein product MSTAFIRPPSRREFLKQSGQLAAAGTLAGIALPHVHAAGSDQVNVALIGCGGRGGGAASNAMNQSGPP